From the Paludisphaera mucosa genome, one window contains:
- a CDS encoding DUF1592 domain-containing protein has translation MRRTPPLAMLVGLMLGVVAFGMVADDGRGVATSPSEQAEVQFRETIRPFLADYCLKCHGQEKPKGDLDLSGFTTLESVAKDLPRWELVAEQLQAGTMPPARETHRPTSESSAAVVAWIGSVRKIEADRNAGDPGRVPPRRLSNAEYDNTIRDLTGVDLRPTREFPVDPANAAGFDNSAESLAMSPALVRKYLEAARRIADHLVLKPDGLAFAPHPMLADTDRDKYSVKQIIDFYQRQQTDYAAYFLAAWRFHHRSALGKPDRTLDDFAADAGLSRKYLATISSLLDEPDEEVGPIAALQAMWRELPDAAQGPDAAKPGCERMRDLVVGLRRQLVPEVKNLTARGINEGTQPFVLWKNRRLAANRMRYAGGATKIETEGLHLEGATARALAAPVDPQELTRYEATFERFCRTFPDAFFVSERARIYMNGQDKGNTGRLLSAGFHSMTGYFRDDGPLYELMLDAAGREQLDRLWREFDFITAAPIRQYLSYLWYERAETGFMRGEPAFDFVRAEDKDAASPPKLGRLAEVYLAKARRVGAGDEAIRAIEDQFRIIAEAVRRVDQDRLEAEPRHVEALQALAEKAYRRPLSMKERRGVADFYRTLRAEDCLNHEDAVRDVLVSILMSPHFCYRVDLPGGEGDVRPLSDHDLASRLSYFLWASMPDQELLSCASAGELHHPEVLAAQARRMLQDDRVRGLATEFGGNWLDFRRFEEHNSVDRGRFPAFDDELRRSMFEEPIRFFLDVVRNDAPVAQFVDGKHTFVNPALARHYGMPAPAAGPDGWARVDDATRYGRGGLLAMSVFLTKNSPGLRTSPVKRGYWVVRRLLGENIPAPPANVPDLPDDEAKLGDQTLREALARHRADKACAGCHERFDAIGLAFEGYGPVGEARTLDLGGRPVDTHAAFPGGGEGLGVEGLRDYLETRRSDEFVENLGRKLLAYALGRSLIPSDDATVETMRKALDAQGGRFSVLIETIVQSPQFRNKRIEIGPSE, from the coding sequence ATGCGAAGAACTCCGCCCCTGGCGATGCTGGTCGGCCTGATGCTGGGAGTCGTCGCTTTCGGCATGGTGGCCGACGACGGTCGGGGAGTTGCAACGTCCCCGTCGGAGCAAGCTGAGGTCCAGTTCCGCGAAACGATCCGGCCCTTCCTCGCGGACTACTGCCTGAAGTGCCACGGCCAGGAGAAGCCTAAGGGCGACCTGGACCTGAGCGGCTTCACCACGCTGGAGTCGGTGGCGAAAGACCTCCCACGCTGGGAGTTGGTGGCGGAGCAGCTCCAGGCCGGGACGATGCCGCCCGCTCGCGAGACGCATCGACCCACAAGCGAGTCTAGCGCCGCGGTCGTCGCCTGGATCGGGTCCGTCCGCAAGATCGAGGCCGACCGTAACGCGGGCGATCCCGGGAGAGTCCCGCCGCGGCGGCTGAGCAACGCGGAGTACGACAACACGATTCGCGACCTCACGGGCGTCGACCTGCGGCCGACGCGGGAGTTCCCCGTGGACCCGGCCAACGCGGCGGGCTTCGACAACTCGGCCGAATCGCTGGCGATGTCGCCCGCGCTCGTGAGGAAGTACCTCGAAGCGGCCCGCCGGATCGCCGACCATCTCGTGCTCAAGCCGGACGGCCTGGCCTTCGCCCCCCATCCGATGCTGGCCGACACCGATCGCGACAAGTACAGCGTCAAGCAGATCATCGACTTCTACCAGCGCCAGCAGACCGACTACGCCGCCTACTTCCTGGCGGCCTGGCGGTTCCATCACCGCTCGGCACTGGGAAAGCCGGATCGCACGCTGGACGACTTCGCCGCCGACGCCGGGCTGAGCCGAAAATACCTGGCGACGATTTCGTCCCTGCTCGATGAGCCAGATGAGGAAGTCGGCCCCATCGCCGCGCTTCAGGCGATGTGGCGCGAACTGCCCGACGCCGCCCAGGGGCCGGACGCCGCGAAGCCGGGCTGCGAGCGGATGCGCGACCTCGTCGTCGGGCTCCGTCGCCAGCTCGTCCCCGAGGTCAAGAACCTCACCGCGCGGGGGATCAATGAGGGCACGCAGCCTTTCGTCTTGTGGAAGAACCGCCGGCTCGCCGCCAACCGCATGCGTTATGCGGGCGGCGCCACGAAGATCGAGACCGAAGGATTGCACCTGGAAGGCGCGACGGCTCGCGCCCTCGCGGCCCCCGTGGATCCGCAGGAACTAACCCGCTACGAGGCGACGTTCGAGCGGTTCTGCCGGACCTTCCCCGACGCCTTCTTCGTGTCGGAGCGGGCGCGCATCTACATGAACGGCCAGGATAAGGGCAACACCGGCCGCCTGCTGAGCGCCGGGTTCCACAGCATGACCGGCTACTTCCGCGACGACGGGCCCTTATATGAGCTGATGCTGGACGCGGCCGGGCGCGAGCAGCTCGACCGGCTCTGGCGCGAGTTCGACTTCATCACGGCCGCCCCGATCCGCCAGTACCTCAGCTACCTCTGGTACGAACGCGCGGAGACCGGCTTCATGCGCGGCGAGCCCGCGTTCGACTTCGTCCGCGCCGAGGACAAGGACGCCGCCTCTCCGCCCAAGCTGGGCCGCCTGGCCGAGGTCTACCTGGCGAAGGCCCGGCGCGTCGGGGCGGGCGACGAGGCGATCCGCGCCATCGAGGACCAGTTCCGGATCATCGCCGAGGCCGTCCGTCGCGTCGATCAGGATCGCCTCGAAGCCGAGCCCCGCCACGTCGAGGCGCTCCAGGCGTTGGCCGAGAAGGCCTACCGCCGACCGCTGTCCATGAAGGAGCGCCGCGGCGTCGCCGACTTCTACAGGACCCTCCGCGCGGAGGACTGTCTCAACCATGAAGACGCCGTTCGCGACGTCCTGGTGAGCATCCTCATGTCGCCCCACTTCTGCTACCGCGTCGACCTGCCCGGAGGAGAAGGCGACGTCCGTCCGCTATCCGACCACGACCTGGCCAGCCGCCTCAGCTACTTCCTCTGGGCGAGCATGCCCGACCAGGAATTGCTGTCGTGCGCCTCGGCGGGCGAGCTGCATCATCCCGAGGTGCTGGCCGCGCAGGCCCGGCGCATGCTGCAAGACGACCGCGTCCGCGGCCTGGCGACCGAGTTCGGCGGCAACTGGCTGGATTTCCGGCGGTTCGAGGAGCACAACAGCGTCGACCGCGGGCGATTCCCCGCCTTCGACGACGAGCTGCGGAGGTCGATGTTCGAGGAGCCGATCCGCTTCTTCCTGGACGTCGTCCGCAACGACGCCCCGGTCGCCCAGTTCGTCGACGGCAAGCACACCTTCGTCAATCCGGCCCTCGCACGCCACTACGGCATGCCCGCGCCCGCCGCCGGCCCAGATGGCTGGGCCCGGGTGGACGACGCGACCCGGTACGGTCGCGGCGGGCTGCTGGCGATGTCGGTCTTCCTCACCAAGAACTCGCCCGGCCTGCGGACGAGCCCCGTCAAGCGCGGCTACTGGGTCGTCCGCCGACTGCTGGGCGAGAACATCCCCGCGCCGCCTGCGAACGTCCCCGACCTGCCGGACGACGAGGCCAAGCTCGGCGACCAGACCTTGCGCGAGGCCCTCGCCCGCCACCGCGCCGACAAGGCCTGCGCCGGCTGCCACGAGCGGTTCGACGCCATCGGCCTGGCGTTCGAGGGCTACGGGCCTGTCGGCGAGGCGAGAACGCTCGACCTCGGCGGCCGTCCCGTCGACACCCACGCGGCCTTCCCCGGGGGCGGCGAGGGGCTCGGAGTCGAAGGCCTGCGCGACTACCTGGAGACGAGACGGAGCGATGAATTCGTCGAGAACCTCGGCCGCAAGCTGCTCGCCTACGCGCTCGGCCGCAGCCTGATCCCCTCGGACGACGCGACGGTGGAGACGATGCGCAAGGCCCTCGATGCCCAGGGCGGGCGGTTCAGCGTCCTGATCGAGACGATCGTCCAGAGCCCCCAGTTCCGAAACAAGCGGATCGAAATCGGCCCATCGGAGTGA
- a CDS encoding formylglycine-generating enzyme family protein, protein MINSLRKTRPHSTLSIALAWAAVVCGCGEPAATPPAATTPAVATSQPSAPAPAPAEKPKAVAESEAPKPAAPAPEGMAWIPGGEFTMGTNDPDAHDSERPAHRVEVGSFWIDATEVTNAQFRKFVEATGYKTTAERPVDWEVMKTQLPAGTPKPPDDQLGAGSLVFTPPAGALPPGGLDDISNWWRWVLGADWKHPEGPGSSIEGKDESPVVHVSFDDADAYAKWAGKRLPTEAEWERASRGGVDGRKFGWGDVFAPEGKRLANTWQGRFPEVVEDQDGYPRISPVKSFPPNPYGLYDTIGNVWEWCSDWYRPDTYRLDGEVDLTVNPKGPEKSYDPDEPFQPKRVTRGGSFLCSSNYCSNYRPSARRGTATDSGMSHLGFRCVKDAGAK, encoded by the coding sequence ATGATCAATTCACTCAGGAAGACGCGGCCGCATTCGACTCTCTCCATCGCCCTGGCGTGGGCCGCGGTCGTCTGCGGTTGCGGTGAGCCGGCGGCCACTCCCCCCGCGGCGACGACCCCGGCCGTCGCGACGAGTCAGCCCTCCGCGCCCGCGCCGGCGCCCGCCGAGAAGCCGAAGGCCGTCGCCGAGTCCGAGGCCCCGAAGCCGGCGGCCCCGGCGCCCGAGGGGATGGCCTGGATCCCCGGGGGCGAGTTCACGATGGGGACCAACGACCCGGACGCCCACGACTCGGAGCGGCCCGCGCACCGCGTCGAGGTCGGCAGCTTCTGGATCGACGCGACCGAGGTGACCAACGCCCAGTTCCGCAAGTTCGTCGAGGCCACGGGCTACAAGACGACCGCCGAGCGGCCCGTCGACTGGGAGGTCATGAAGACCCAGTTGCCGGCGGGCACGCCCAAACCGCCCGACGACCAGCTCGGCGCCGGATCGCTCGTCTTCACGCCTCCCGCCGGGGCCCTCCCCCCGGGCGGGCTGGACGACATCAGCAACTGGTGGCGCTGGGTCCTCGGCGCCGACTGGAAGCACCCCGAGGGGCCGGGCAGCTCGATCGAGGGCAAGGACGAGTCGCCGGTCGTCCACGTCTCGTTCGACGACGCCGACGCTTACGCGAAATGGGCCGGCAAGCGGCTGCCGACCGAGGCCGAGTGGGAACGCGCCTCTCGCGGCGGCGTCGACGGCCGGAAATTCGGCTGGGGCGACGTCTTCGCCCCCGAGGGCAAACGCCTCGCCAACACCTGGCAGGGCCGCTTCCCCGAGGTCGTCGAGGACCAGGACGGCTATCCCCGGATCTCGCCCGTGAAGTCTTTCCCGCCTAACCCCTATGGGCTCTACGACACCATCGGCAACGTCTGGGAATGGTGCTCCGACTGGTACCGGCCCGACACCTACCGGCTCGACGGCGAAGTCGACCTGACGGTCAATCCCAAGGGCCCCGAGAAGAGCTACGACCCCGACGAACCCTTCCAGCCCAAGCGCGTCACGCGCGGGGGCTCGTTCCTCTGCAGTTCGAACTACTGCTCCAACTACCGCCCCAGCGCCCGCCGCGGCACCGCTACCGACTCCGGGATGTCGCACCTGGGCTTCCGCTGCGTCAAGGACGCGGGTGCCAAATAA
- a CDS encoding M2 family metallopeptidase, producing MRDETQAKWVMGDGCVDRRDFLKAAAAATALGSIAGRVEATAIQAAPGLSAEVDAFLKDYVEKWIPLETRAGQAAWAASTDVSEAHTAAQMAANQAVNEVVGATDVIAKVARFLQEKDGLSDLQLRQLEKVRLRAAEAPGTLPEVVKARVEAEAKQSATQDGFVFSLKKSDGSVENPSANRIDQVLLTSKDLEERKAYWKASKEIGAPLREGLLKLRDVRNKVARGLGFSDFFALQVADYGMTVDAMLGLCDQIVADVKPLYVQLHTWAKHQLARRYGVDAPAGAIPAHWLSNRWGQNWPGFVEGVDMDAPFKGKPREFIAEQAEKFYTSLGFATLPPSFWTRSDLYPADPATGRKKNSHASAWHIDLDRDVRSLMSIEPDNQWFDTAHHELGHIYYFLSYSTPEVPHLLRAGANRAFHEGVGDLIGLAAGQRPYLKQVGLLAPEAEKAPANTFLLSSALEGSSIVFLPWSAGVMTRFERDFYAGAIADDALNAGWWARVGKYQGIAPPEARPETLCDAATKTHINDDPAQYYDYAIGTVLKFQLHDHIAREILKQDPRECNYYGNARVGDFLRSILRLGATRDWNAVLREATGEGLTARPLVAYFEPLMEWLEAENKGRTPGWPETPEKS from the coding sequence ATGCGAGACGAGACGCAGGCGAAGTGGGTCATGGGCGACGGATGCGTGGATCGCCGCGATTTCCTGAAGGCCGCGGCCGCCGCGACCGCCCTCGGGTCGATCGCCGGACGGGTCGAGGCGACCGCGATCCAGGCCGCCCCGGGCCTGAGCGCCGAGGTCGACGCCTTCCTCAAAGACTACGTCGAGAAGTGGATCCCCCTGGAGACCCGCGCGGGCCAGGCGGCGTGGGCGGCCTCGACCGACGTCTCCGAGGCCCACACCGCGGCCCAGATGGCGGCGAACCAGGCCGTCAACGAGGTCGTCGGCGCGACCGATGTCATCGCCAAGGTCGCCCGCTTCCTCCAGGAGAAGGACGGGCTTTCGGACCTGCAGCTCCGCCAGCTCGAGAAGGTCCGCCTGCGTGCGGCCGAGGCCCCGGGCACGCTCCCCGAGGTCGTCAAGGCCCGCGTCGAGGCCGAGGCCAAGCAGTCGGCGACCCAGGACGGCTTCGTCTTCAGCCTGAAGAAGTCCGACGGCTCGGTCGAGAATCCCTCCGCCAACCGCATCGATCAGGTGCTGCTGACCTCGAAAGACCTGGAGGAGCGCAAGGCCTACTGGAAGGCGTCGAAGGAGATCGGCGCTCCCCTCCGCGAGGGCCTGTTGAAGCTGCGGGACGTCCGCAACAAGGTCGCCCGGGGCCTCGGCTTCTCCGACTTCTTCGCGCTCCAGGTCGCCGACTACGGGATGACCGTCGACGCGATGCTGGGCCTCTGCGACCAGATCGTCGCCGACGTCAAGCCGCTCTACGTGCAGCTCCACACCTGGGCCAAGCACCAGTTGGCGAGGCGCTATGGCGTCGACGCCCCCGCCGGGGCGATCCCCGCGCACTGGCTGTCGAACCGCTGGGGGCAGAACTGGCCGGGCTTCGTCGAAGGGGTCGACATGGACGCCCCCTTCAAGGGCAAGCCCCGCGAGTTCATCGCCGAGCAGGCGGAGAAGTTCTACACCTCGTTGGGCTTCGCCACGCTGCCGCCCAGCTTCTGGACCCGGTCCGACCTCTACCCCGCCGACCCCGCCACGGGCCGCAAGAAGAACAGCCACGCCAGCGCCTGGCACATCGACCTGGACCGCGACGTCCGCAGCCTGATGTCGATCGAGCCCGACAACCAGTGGTTCGACACCGCGCACCACGAGCTGGGCCACATCTACTACTTCCTGAGCTACTCGACTCCGGAGGTCCCTCACCTCCTGCGCGCGGGGGCCAACCGGGCCTTCCACGAAGGCGTCGGCGACCTGATCGGCCTGGCGGCGGGCCAGCGCCCCTACCTGAAGCAGGTCGGCCTGCTCGCCCCCGAGGCCGAGAAGGCCCCGGCGAACACCTTCCTGCTCAGCTCGGCCCTCGAAGGCTCGTCGATCGTCTTCCTGCCCTGGTCGGCCGGCGTCATGACCCGCTTCGAACGCGACTTCTACGCCGGCGCGATCGCCGACGACGCCCTCAACGCCGGCTGGTGGGCCCGCGTCGGGAAATACCAGGGGATCGCCCCTCCCGAGGCGCGTCCCGAGACCCTCTGCGACGCCGCCACCAAGACGCACATCAACGACGACCCCGCGCAATACTATGATTACGCGATCGGGACCGTCCTCAAGTTCCAGCTCCACGACCACATCGCCCGCGAGATCCTCAAGCAGGATCCCCGCGAGTGCAATTACTACGGGAACGCCAGGGTCGGCGACTTCCTGCGGAGCATCCTCCGCCTGGGCGCGACCCGCGACTGGAACGCGGTCCTCCGCGAGGCCACCGGCGAGGGTTTGACCGCCCGGCCCCTCGTGGCGTACTTTGAACCGTTGATGGAATGGCTCGAAGCCGAGAACAAGGGACGGACCCCCGGCTGGCCCGAAACGCCCGAGAAATCATGA
- a CDS encoding PVC-type heme-binding CxxCH protein, producing MSPRNITAWLALGFGLLLASGRAHAEEGYRPTDTTGRPLNLDFETGDLRDWTAQGDAFKGQPIEGDVVAARRSDMKSGHAGRFWVGSYERDGDKPRGTLTSATFKLTKPFARFLIGAGPRDTTRLEVVAAEDQKVLYRAAGDGVEDLKPVVADLTAHVGKNVFLRLIDDDVAGWGHINFDDFTLWDAKPPGEVRQGLPSADAFVHSGLSPEEAARAMTLQPGFKSTLYAGEPDVVQPIAFTIDDRGRLWVVESYTYPIRLPEGQGKDRILIFEDKDGDGKFDSRKVFCEKLNLASGIEVGFGGVWVGAAPHFLFIADKNGDDVPDAEPVVLLDGWGYQDTHETLNSFNWGPDGWLYGCHGVFTHSRVGKPGTPDSDRAPINGGIWRYHPTKHEFEVFANGTSNPWGVDFDANGRAFLTSCVIPHLYQVIQGARFERQAGSDFNPYSYELIKTIADHRHYLGANPHGGNGRSDLAGGGHAHAGALIYQGDAWPKEYAGSILMNNIHGARLNRDLLMPAGSGFVGRHGPDFLLANDRWSQIISLKSGPDGQMYMIDWYDENQCHMTDPTAHDRTNGRIFRVSYGDRKGPSRAIDPVAVTNDELVTMLAHPNDWHVRHARRLLQERAGAMTEPAKSELAATLRTKAFGPGEFKTRLNALWSLATVGGLDEATTLRALSDAEPDFRGWAVQLATEERAPSPKMLEAFAKLGRVDTSPVVRLYLAAALQRLPVAARRPILEGLVRHGEDANDHNLPCMVWYGMEPAAAESPEWALGLALAAKLPGVLSNSVRRVAALGTPEAFGPIVAALDQAATDPVRLEILRAVNQSLQGRRLVDMPASWPAAYAKLAASADPNVRSQATTLAVTFGDPKALAAFRDNLADPSQALRARQDALAALLKARDPGLAPVLRGLLAEPGLRAAALRGLAAYDDPDSAPVVLKLYPTLAPEERRDALNMLAARVGSSKALLGAVEAQQVASKDLSADIVRQMRNHKDAAIDGLIGKVWGAARETTADKSKLIEKYRNIMKAGYARKPDLELGRAVFARTCQQCHTLFGAGAAIGPDLTGSNRADLEYVLSNVLDPSALIGKDYLAHVIATSDGRVLTGLIKSEDKDALTLQTANELLVIPKEDVEERRPSELSMMPDDLWTPLNDFEVRSLAAYLASPSQTPMLATTENVAGFFNGKDLAGWVGEPGLWSVEQGEIVGKTPGLAHNTFLKSELSVQDFRLTFQVKLVRNEGNSGVQFRSEALPDGEMKGPQADIGPDWWGKLYEENGRGLLWPQSAEANVRSGEWNAYEIVAVGGSIRTWINGKPAVVLDDPKISRRGIFGLQLHSGGATEVHYKELKLELNPTLEPKTAAR from the coding sequence ATGTCACCCCGAAACATCACCGCGTGGCTCGCCCTGGGCTTCGGCCTCCTGCTGGCGTCTGGCCGGGCGCATGCCGAGGAAGGCTACCGGCCGACCGATACGACGGGCCGGCCGCTCAACCTCGATTTCGAGACGGGCGACCTCCGCGACTGGACCGCCCAGGGGGACGCCTTCAAGGGCCAGCCCATCGAAGGCGACGTCGTCGCCGCCCGCCGGAGCGACATGAAGAGCGGCCACGCCGGCCGCTTCTGGGTCGGGTCGTACGAGCGCGACGGCGACAAGCCCCGCGGCACGCTGACCTCGGCGACCTTCAAACTTACGAAGCCGTTCGCACGCTTCCTGATCGGCGCGGGGCCTCGCGACACGACGCGGCTGGAGGTCGTCGCGGCCGAAGATCAGAAGGTCCTCTATCGCGCGGCGGGCGACGGCGTGGAGGACCTCAAGCCGGTCGTGGCCGACCTCACGGCGCACGTCGGCAAGAACGTCTTCCTGAGGCTCATCGACGACGACGTCGCGGGCTGGGGTCACATCAACTTCGACGACTTCACCCTGTGGGACGCCAAGCCCCCGGGCGAGGTGCGGCAGGGCCTGCCGTCGGCCGACGCGTTCGTCCATTCGGGCCTCTCGCCCGAGGAAGCGGCCAGGGCCATGACGCTCCAGCCGGGCTTCAAGTCCACGCTCTACGCCGGCGAGCCCGACGTCGTCCAGCCGATCGCGTTCACGATCGACGACCGCGGCCGGCTCTGGGTCGTCGAGTCGTACACATACCCGATCCGCCTTCCGGAAGGGCAGGGGAAAGACCGGATCCTGATCTTCGAGGATAAGGACGGCGACGGCAAGTTCGACTCGCGCAAGGTCTTCTGCGAGAAGCTCAACCTGGCCAGCGGGATCGAGGTCGGCTTCGGCGGCGTCTGGGTCGGTGCGGCGCCCCATTTCCTGTTCATCGCCGACAAGAACGGCGACGACGTCCCCGACGCGGAGCCCGTCGTCCTGCTCGACGGCTGGGGTTATCAGGACACGCACGAGACCCTCAATTCGTTCAACTGGGGCCCCGACGGCTGGCTCTACGGCTGCCACGGCGTCTTCACCCACTCGCGCGTGGGCAAGCCGGGCACGCCCGACTCCGACCGCGCCCCGATCAACGGCGGCATCTGGCGCTACCACCCGACGAAGCATGAGTTCGAGGTCTTCGCCAACGGCACGAGCAACCCCTGGGGCGTCGACTTCGACGCCAACGGCCGGGCCTTCCTGACCTCGTGCGTGATCCCGCACCTCTATCAGGTGATCCAGGGCGCCCGCTTCGAGCGGCAGGCGGGGAGCGACTTCAACCCGTACTCGTACGAGCTCATCAAGACGATCGCCGACCATCGCCACTACCTGGGCGCCAACCCGCACGGCGGCAACGGCCGCTCCGACCTCGCCGGCGGCGGCCACGCCCACGCCGGGGCACTGATCTACCAGGGCGACGCCTGGCCCAAGGAGTACGCCGGCTCGATCCTGATGAACAACATCCACGGCGCACGGCTGAACCGCGACCTGTTGATGCCTGCCGGCTCGGGCTTCGTCGGCCGCCACGGGCCCGACTTCCTGCTGGCCAACGACCGCTGGTCGCAGATCATCAGCCTCAAGTCCGGGCCGGACGGCCAGATGTACATGATCGACTGGTACGACGAGAACCAGTGCCACATGACCGACCCCACGGCCCACGACCGCACCAACGGCCGGATCTTCCGCGTCAGCTACGGCGATCGCAAGGGTCCGTCGCGCGCCATCGACCCGGTCGCGGTCACCAACGACGAGTTGGTGACGATGCTGGCCCATCCCAACGACTGGCACGTCCGCCACGCCCGCCGTCTGCTCCAGGAGCGAGCCGGCGCGATGACCGAGCCTGCGAAATCGGAGCTGGCCGCGACGCTCCGAACCAAAGCCTTCGGTCCGGGCGAGTTCAAGACCCGGCTCAACGCCCTCTGGTCGCTCGCCACCGTCGGCGGGCTCGACGAGGCCACGACCCTGAGAGCGCTGAGCGACGCCGAGCCCGACTTCCGCGGCTGGGCCGTGCAGCTCGCGACCGAGGAGCGCGCCCCTTCGCCCAAGATGCTCGAAGCCTTCGCCAAGCTGGGCCGGGTCGACACGTCGCCCGTCGTTCGGCTCTACCTGGCCGCGGCGCTCCAGCGGCTCCCGGTCGCCGCCCGTCGGCCGATCCTCGAGGGCCTCGTCCGGCACGGCGAGGACGCGAACGACCACAACCTGCCGTGCATGGTCTGGTACGGGATGGAGCCCGCCGCGGCCGAGTCGCCGGAATGGGCCCTCGGCCTGGCGCTCGCGGCCAAGCTGCCGGGCGTCCTGTCGAACTCCGTCCGCCGCGTCGCGGCGCTCGGGACGCCCGAGGCGTTCGGTCCGATCGTCGCCGCGCTCGACCAGGCCGCGACCGACCCCGTCCGGCTCGAAATCCTGCGGGCCGTCAACCAGTCGCTCCAGGGCCGTCGCCTGGTCGACATGCCCGCGTCCTGGCCGGCCGCATACGCGAAGCTCGCCGCCAGCGCCGATCCCAACGTGCGGTCCCAGGCCACGACGCTCGCCGTCACCTTCGGCGACCCGAAGGCCCTGGCCGCCTTCCGGGACAATCTGGCCGACCCCTCGCAGGCCCTTCGCGCCCGCCAGGACGCACTCGCCGCGCTGCTCAAGGCCCGCGACCCCGGCCTCGCGCCCGTGCTCCGGGGCCTGCTCGCCGAGCCCGGCCTCCGCGCGGCGGCGCTGCGAGGGCTGGCCGCCTACGATGATCCCGACAGCGCGCCGGTCGTCCTGAAGCTCTATCCGACCCTCGCCCCCGAGGAGCGTCGCGACGCCCTCAACATGCTGGCCGCGCGGGTCGGGTCTTCGAAGGCGCTGCTGGGGGCCGTCGAGGCCCAGCAGGTCGCGTCCAAGGATCTCTCGGCCGACATCGTCCGCCAGATGCGAAACCACAAGGACGCCGCGATCGACGGCCTCATCGGCAAGGTCTGGGGCGCGGCACGCGAGACGACGGCGGACAAGTCGAAGTTGATCGAGAAGTATCGCAACATCATGAAGGCCGGATACGCCCGCAAGCCCGACCTCGAGCTGGGCCGGGCCGTCTTCGCCCGCACCTGCCAGCAGTGCCACACCCTGTTCGGCGCCGGGGCGGCGATCGGGCCCGACCTGACGGGCTCGAATCGCGCGGATCTCGAATACGTCCTCTCCAACGTGCTCGACCCCTCGGCGCTCATCGGCAAGGACTACCTCGCCCACGTGATCGCGACCTCCGACGGCCGGGTCCTGACGGGCCTGATCAAGTCCGAGGATAAAGATGCGTTGACCTTGCAGACGGCCAACGAGCTGCTCGTGATCCCGAAGGAGGACGTCGAGGAGCGGCGGCCGAGCGAGCTGTCGATGATGCCGGACGACCTCTGGACGCCCCTGAACGACTTCGAGGTCCGCTCGCTGGCGGCCTACCTCGCCAGCCCCTCGCAGACGCCGATGCTGGCGACGACCGAGAACGTCGCGGGCTTCTTCAACGGCAAGGACCTGGCCGGCTGGGTCGGCGAGCCCGGGCTCTGGTCGGTGGAGCAGGGGGAGATCGTCGGCAAGACGCCGGGCCTCGCCCACAACACGTTCCTGAAGAGCGAGCTGAGCGTGCAGGATTTCCGGCTGACCTTCCAGGTCAAGCTCGTGAGGAACGAGGGCAACAGCGGCGTCCAGTTCCGCAGCGAGGCGCTGCCCGACGGCGAGATGAAAGGGCCTCAGGCCGACATCGGCCCCGACTGGTGGGGCAAGCTCTACGAGGAGAACGGCCGGGGCCTGCTCTGGCCGCAGTCGGCCGAGGCGAACGTCCGCTCGGGCGAGTGGAACGCCTACGAGATCGTCGCCGTCGGCGGCTCGATCAGGACCTGGATCAACGGCAAGCCGGCCGTCGTGCTGGACGACCCCAAGATCTCCCGTCGCGGCATCTTCGGCCTCCAGCTCCACTCCGGCGGGGCGACCGAGGTCCACTACAAGGAGCTGAAGCTGGAACTCAACCCGACCCTCGAACCGAAGACGGCGGCCCGATGA
- a CDS encoding homocysteine S-methyltransferase family protein, translating to MGRLRTLIGPAPLVLDGGWATEFQARGLGLYESPDAWNLTRPDDVLAVARSYVEAGAQAILTNTFQANPISLDRVGRSAEARRINEEGARISRAAAGGGALVFGSLGPTGALSSPGSERRVADAFAIQAQGLVAGGVDALVLETFDVAEARVAARAALGTGIPVVASFYFAETPDGPRTASGFSPEEAVRAMIEEGVDGVGANCGAGIGGFLDVCRRMSAACSLPIWIKPNAGLPVLEAGRAVYAETPEAFAANLPALVEAGATCVGGCCGTTPAFVAALRREAETLGQSRAFQRDGSQR from the coding sequence ATGGGCCGACTGCGGACCCTGATCGGCCCCGCGCCGTTGGTACTCGACGGCGGCTGGGCCACCGAATTTCAGGCGCGCGGACTCGGCCTTTACGAGTCGCCGGACGCCTGGAACCTGACCCGGCCCGATGACGTCCTGGCCGTTGCACGCTCCTACGTCGAGGCCGGCGCCCAGGCGATCCTGACCAACACGTTCCAGGCCAACCCGATCTCCCTCGATCGCGTCGGGCGATCCGCCGAGGCTCGAAGGATCAATGAGGAGGGCGCGAGGATCTCTCGCGCCGCGGCGGGCGGCGGGGCCCTCGTCTTCGGCTCCCTCGGGCCGACGGGAGCCCTGTCGAGCCCCGGCAGCGAGCGTCGCGTGGCCGACGCGTTCGCGATACAGGCCCAGGGGTTGGTCGCAGGCGGCGTGGACGCCCTGGTGCTGGAGACGTTCGACGTCGCAGAGGCCCGTGTGGCCGCTCGCGCCGCACTTGGGACGGGCATCCCCGTAGTCGCGTCGTTCTACTTCGCCGAGACGCCCGACGGGCCGCGGACTGCCTCCGGATTCAGCCCGGAAGAGGCCGTTCGAGCGATGATCGAGGAAGGGGTCGACGGCGTCGGGGCCAACTGCGGGGCGGGAATCGGCGGGTTCCTCGACGTGTGCCGGAGGATGAGCGCGGCCTGCTCGCTGCCGATCTGGATCAAGCCCAACGCGGGGTTGCCGGTCCTCGAAGCCGGCCGGGCGGTCTATGCCGAGACGCCGGAGGCGTTCGCTGCGAATCTGCCGGCCCTGGTCGAGGCCGGCGCGACCTGCGTCGGCGGCTGCTGCGGCACGACCCCCGCGTTCGTCGCGGCGCTGCGACGGGAGGCGGAGACGCTGGGTCAGTCGCGCGCCTTCCAGCGCGACGGGTCCCAGAGATAG